GGTGACACCCGTCGTGCCGACATCCGTGCGAAAGGCGGTGCGGACATCGATGCGCTGTCGGCCCAGGGTGTGGCATCCGTGGTGGTCGGTGCGTCGGGCGGCGTGGTTGCCGTAGTGGGCAGCGGCTCGGTGGCGAAGTTCACCAGCACCACGGAAGCATCTGCGCAGCAGGCGGATTTCGAAGTCGGCTCGCTGGACGTCACGTCGAATCACTACTCGACCTTCCTTGTGGCCGGTGGCGGACTTGCAGTGGGCGGTGCCGCGGGCGCCGGCACCTTTGCCGTCGGCCTCGATGACAGCACCACACGTGCGCGCATTGAAGACGTCACCGTCGACACCGCCGGCGCCGTGAATGTCACTGCAGGCAACACGACCGAAATGCGTACCTGGGCGGTCGGCGGTGCTGGGGGCGGCTTCGCCGGCGTGGCCGGTGCAGTGGCGGTCGGCATCATCAGCAGCACCACCGAAGCTTCGGTGATCGACAGCGGCATCGGCAGCAGCGATGATCGCGCCGCCAGCCTGCTCGTCAGCGCCAGCGACAAGGTCGTGACCGAAAGCCGGGCCGGTGCGGCAGCACTCGGCGGCATGGCAGGCGTGGGCGCGGGTGCGTCGGTGACCAAGGTCGACAACACGACATCGGCGACCATCCGGGACAGCAATGTTCACGTCAGTGGCGACATCGACGTCACGTCGCAGGCCGAGCGCAAGCTGTCCAACCTGGCAGCCGCTGCGGCGGCCGGCGGAACGCTCGGCATCGGTGGCTCGGCCGCGGTCACGCTGCTCAATGCAACGATGAACGCCGACGCATCCGGCGAACTGGACAACACCGACGGCGACAACGAGGGCACCCTCAGTTCTGCACAGGCCTTCTCCAGCCGCGACCTGCTGTCCACCGACGAAGACGAAGGCAATGTCCGCACGGCGGACAGCTTCTCGGAGACCGACATCGAGCGCGTCAACGCGGCGGGCAAGGTCGCGACGAAGGATCAGGTCAACGCGTCGCCGCTGGGCGCCACGCTGGCCACCGTGGTCGATAGCGACGGCACGCGCGACACGCTGGTCGCCGGCGGCAACATCCGCATCGGTGCGTCGGAAATCGACCGCATCGAAGTCGGGGCCGGCGGCATCGCGCTGGGCGGCCTGGCCGGCGTCGGCGCCTCGGTGAGCGTGCTCGACGTGCGCCACAATGTCGGCGCGACCACGGTCGGCGCCATTTCACTGCAGGCCGATACCGGCGACATCGAACTGAGCGCCGAAGCAGGCGAATTGCCGGACAGCGATCCGCTCGTCCAGGCCGAACCGGCGCTGCAGGTCGACAGTTTCCAGGCTGCTGGCGGTCTGGTGGGTGTCGGTGCAGCGGTGGCGACAGTCGATCTGAACAATACGGTGCGCGCCGGTCTGGGAGCAGGCGCCCTGGCGACCGTCAGCAGTGCGGCGGGCGACGTGCGCGTGACCGCGAATGACACGCTGGATGCCCGCTCCAGAGCCGAAGGCTATGCCGTCGGTGTGGTGGCGGCCGGCATCGTGATCGCGCGCGCCGACAAGACCGGCAGCACGACCGCGCAGATCGGCGGCAGCGACACGGCGACGGCGCAGACCGCAGCCACCGGCGTCACGCTGGCGGGCGGGCTGCTTGATGTGCGGGCGACGCGTGAAGACACGGTGGCTGCCGAGTCGAAAGCCGGTGCCGGCGGCGTGGCCGCCGGGTCCGGCTCGGAGTCGCGCGCCGGCGCGCTGGGAACGGCAAATGCAGCTGTCGCTGACCGTGTGACCATCAACGGCGCCGGTTCGGCCGTGTCGGTCACCGCCAACAGCACGCCGCAGGTCAGTGCGGTCGCCCGGGGCTACAACGGCTCGCTCGCCGTGTCGATCGGCGTGTCGCTGGCTGAAGCGTCGGCGTCGACGCAGTCCTTCGCAACGGTGGGTCGCTACAACAGCATCACGGCCGGTGCGCTGTCGCTGAATGCAGCGACGTTGCTGCCGATAGTCGGCAACGGCGTCGGCAACAGCGCCTACTCATACGCCAACGCGACCGGCGGCTCGCTGCTGGTCAGCGCCAACGGCAGTGATTCCCGCGCGCGCGGCAACGCGCTGGTCAACGCAACGATGGGTACGGGCAATGCGCTCGCGATCACCGACAGCACATCGCTGACGGCGTCGAACCTGACGCGCCAGACGGCCGTCACCAGTGGCGTCACCCTGGGCGGGCTGCTTGCGCTCGGGGGCAACCAGGCGTACGCCGTCGCCGGCTCGGTCACGCTAGCGTCCATCGACAACGGCAACACCGGCACGGTGGGCGACGCGCTCAGCGTGGTCGCGACCGGTCACGACGAAACGTCGGCCGATGCCGCAGCCGGTTCCGGCGGCATCATCGCGGGGGCTGCCGCGCTGGCGTCCACGCGCAATCTTTCGGATACGCAGGCGCTGCTCGGTGGCGGCACGGCGGGTGATGCACTGGTGACCGACACCGGCGGGCGCATGGAAGTCAGCGCCGATCACACGGCAACTTTCAATGCCCGCGTCGATTCGCTGTCTGCCGGCGTGGTCGGTGCCAGCGGCGCACAGGCGCGCAATGACATCGATGCCAGGGTGGTGGCCGGGATTCGCGCCGGTGCGCACCTGAACACCTGGGATCTGGATGTGCATGCGCTGAACCAGTCGCGCAAGCCCTGGCTCGCCCAATTCAACGTCGTCGCGGGTGCCGGGGGTCTGGCCGGCGGCGCGGCCGGCTCCGGCGAAACGCGGGTGGACAACATCACCCGGGTCGAGGTCGGCGACAACGCGCGGGTGCGCGTGCTCGGCGATCCGGATGACGCGGGACGCACCAGTTTCAATGCGGTGTCCGAGGTGATGCTGCGCGACCGCGCCAAGCTGGAAGCCGGCGGCGCCATCAGTGCGGCCGATGCCGAATCCATCATCGAAGTGAACATCAACCCGCTGACCACCGCGGCCGGGGATGTCGGACGTACCGAAGCGCGCGTCGGCAGCAATGTCGTCATCGATACCGTGGGCGATTTCAATCTCGCGGCGCGGGAAAACGTCGATGTCGAAGCGCGCGCCAGTTCCAAGACCTGGGGTCTGGCTGCCTATGCCGACGGCTATTCGAAATCGGACATCCACAGCCGGTCGACCACATCGATCGGCGCCGGATCGGACATTCGCGCGGACGGCTTCATCAACCTGGGTGCCGGGCGTGATGCGGGTGGCGTGCGCAACCGGTTCTCGTCGGTCGCGCACACCGATCTGTACAACAATTCGCTGGTTCCGATACCCGGTCTGGACTGGGGCGCGGACGGCCTGCTCACCCAGACCAACCGCATCATCGTCGACGGCAGCCTGCGCAGCGTCAAGGACGTGAGCCTGATTGCTGACAAGGGCTTCGGACATATCGTCAATGGACATGGCGTCGCGCGCGATCTGTACAGCCAGGCGGCGAGCGCCATCGCCAGCGGCATCAGCAACCTGTTCGGCGGTGGCGACGTGTCGATCGAGCAGAACAGCGGACGCAGCATCGAACTGTCTCAGGCCGGCGCGACGGTGAATGGCTTCATCGACGCCGGCATCCACAATCAGCGCTGGATGACCATCAGCGAGACGGATTCCGGTGGCGGTGCACTGCCGGTCACACTCAGCACGCAGGTGCCGCGCGACGGCCAGGAGGCGAAGTGCCAGGCGCCCGGCGTTGCTGGCTGCGTCTATGACACCTATTCGAAGCAGTACTGGATATCGCGTTCCGACGGCCTCGACATGCCGGTCGCGCGCATCGAAAACCTGCAGGACAATCTGCAGACGCGCATCGACTCGCTGAAGAACATCCGCGGCCAGTATCAGGGCGTGACCAGCACCGGCGCCGACGCCAGCAGCCCGGAAACGGTGGCGGCGCTGACGGCCGAAATCAACTTCCTCGAGCAGCAGCTCGCCGATCTGTTCCCCGCGGGCGGCGCGACGGCTTCGGTGTCCGACGCCGCCTTCATCGTCCTGCCCGAGTTGAGCGCACGCGGCGGCAACATCAACGTGATGGGCGATTACCTCGCCGGCAGCGGTCAGCTGGTGGCGCGCGGCGACGCGAAGATACAGATCATCAACAACAGCTCGGCATTTCTGCGCACCGATGCACTGACCATTCCGGAAGATGCGACCGGACGGCTCGTGCTGAACAGCGTCGCCATCCTGAACACGCCGGGCACCAGCCCGACGACAGCCGACATCAACGCCGCACTGAATGCCCGCAACAAGGGTGGTTCGGCCGGCTTCGGCAGCGTCGACATCGCGCCGGATTCGGCTGTGCCGCTGATCGAGGTCAGGAACACCCACATTCCGCTCGACGCGGATACCCGCGCGCCGGACATCGAAGTGGTGGGCGACATCAGCAACCTGCTCGGCACCGTCACGCTGGAAAGCGAACGCGGCAGCGTGCTGGTGCAGCCGAAGGATCCGTCGAATCCGCTGACCGCACCGAATATCCAGGCGGCAACGATCAACATCACGGCGGGGCGTGATTTCGTGTTCAGTTCGCCGTCGGCCTTCTATCACACCGCCGGCGCCGCGCGCGACCTGTGGGGCGGCACGCGCACGCTCAGCGGCGGCAGTGGCGGAACCGCCAACAACTTCGAGGACAGCAGCCTGTTCAGCGGTGCGGCTGATGACGTGCGCATCGGAAACGGTGCGCCGACCATCGCCGGCAACAACATCTTCATCAGCGCCCGCTACCTCAACATCAACGGCCTGCTGCAGAGCGGCATTCCCGACCGTTCGATCACGATCGACGCCGACGCGCGCGTCAATCTCAACATCGGTCCTTACAAGACCGCGACCACGCTGGCGCAGGCGAAGACGAATTACGACGCGCTGGTGGCCGGCGGCATGAAGCCGGCGGATCCGCGTTTCCGCATCACCGGCACCGACGGCAACATCGTCGCGTTCTTCAATGCGGAACTGAACCGCATCGAACTGGAGCCGGTGAAGGTCGAAGGCGGCAAGCTCGAACTGCTGGGTGAAATCCTGAACACCGGCGGTGGCCGCATCGCGGCCATGGACGGCTACGGCCGCTTCGATATCGACAATCTCACCGGCTACGATATCGTCATCACCGGGCTGGACACCGGCAATGACATCGAAGGCCGCGTGCGCATCACCGACTACCTGCGCCGCTGGGACCCGGCCGCGAACGGCGGCCTCGGTGCCATCGTCAGCAGCCCGCTGCAGTCGAGCACGCAGACCACCGCCTACTACAACAGCCTGACGCCGGTCACCCGCATCGTCACGCGTCTGGGCGCCGATGTGCAGACCTCGGACGTCATCGTCACGACCGAAAGCACACCGGCCGGCGACAAGCTGGTCGAGCGTCTGGTGAAGGCCTACGAGGACCTGACCGATACGCGCAGCACCGGTTACGCGCCGGTCGAGGACCAGACCTACACCTGGGTGACCGGTCAGCGCAGCACCACGAACACCTACGCGCGCTACGAGAAGGAGACCAAGTTCTGGTTCTTCCCGGGCAGCTGGTCGATCGCGGATCGCACGGCCTACGTCGAGTATCCGGACACGACACCCCTGATGGAAGGCGAATACACGCGACTCGATCAGACCCTGGGCGACGATGCCTATCGCTACCAGCGTCGCGATGTCACCACGTCCTTCCGGCAGTGGTCGACGGAACGGTCGAAGTGCTCCTGGTTCTTCTGCATCTGGAAGTGGCACACTTACGAGGTCTGGAGCGATTTCGGCACCAAGCGCTACAACACGCACACGGTCAAGGCCGACCACCTGATTCCGATCAGTTTCATCGGCCATGACACCGGCGGCATCGACATCGCCAGTCGCGGCGGCATCATCCTCGCCGGTAGCCTGACCAACCGGACCGGTCTGATTTCGCTCGATGCGACTGCCGGCAACGGGCTGCCGGGCGGTGCCATCGCATCGGAAAGTGCGCGCGGTACCGTCATGACGGAAAGCCTGACGATGCGGGCCGCCAGTGGCATAGGCAGCGCGACTTCGCCGTTGTCGCTCAATCTGCTGGGCAATGGCAGCATCGATGCGGTGAGTGCGGCCGGCGACGTGGGTCTGCTGGCGGTGTCGGGCGACATGCGGGTGGCGCAGGCGATCACCGGTGCCGACGGTCGCGTGTTCCTGCAGGCCGATGCTGACATCGTGTCGGCCGGCGCCGGCGATGCCGTGCGCGTGCAGGGCGGTGGCGTCGAACTGGTGTCGCTGAACGGGCGCATCGGCAGTGATGCGCAGGCGCTCGTGGTGCAGACGCAGGCCACGCTGCAGGGTGGCCTCGACGTCACGGCGATGGGTGACATCCATGTGCTGCAGCCGGACGGCGACCTGCAGCTGGACAAGGTCGAATCGCTCACCGGAGACGTGACGCTGACCGCCCGCAACGGCCGCATCGTCGATGGCAACCGCAACGAGACGCGCGATACGCGTGCCGAAGCCGAGCTGGATGCCGTTTGGCAGAGCCTGCGGCTGCGCGAATCCGATGGCGCGGCCGACAGTCTGGCCGATGCGCTCAAGGCGCATCGTGCAGGCATTGATCGCGAGTACCGCGAGTACTGGTCATTGCGCAATGTTCAGCTGATCGAAGACCCGGCCAATGCGGACAGCTTCGTCTACCGCGCCGACGCCTACGATGCGGCGGCGGCGCCGCAACGGCTGCGCGAGCTGCATCAGAAGCTGGGTGGTCTGGGCGTGGCGCTGGCCACCGGATCAGTGCCCGACTACGACGCCGATTTCCGCTATGTCGGGTCGGCCGACACGGACCATACGCTGGCCGATATTTCGAACGGCACCCACGTGTGGACCGACAACCAGGTGCGCTACGGCGTCAGCGCGGCGATCTACAACAAGTCGGTGTCGGACACCGAAACTCGCATCGAACAGCCCAATGTGGTCGGGCGTCACATCGTGCTCAATGCCTCCGGCACGGCTGGAGGCGTCGGACGCGACGAGGGGCAATTCACCGTCAGCATCGCTGCACTGGCGACGCTGAGCCCCGACGAGCGGCGAGCGCTGGCAGCGGCCGAAGCCGATGACGTGGCGGTGGACACGGTTGCGAAGACTGCCACCGTGCTCAAGCGTGACGACGTCGATGTGGCGACGACAGCGGACGGCAGCGTGACGGTGAATGCGCGCGGCCACGTATTCCTCGGGGCCGACGACTACGAGCGCAACGGCACGGCGCTGCCTGGCGACATCAATCTGGTGTCGCTCGACGCCAGCGGCGGCGGCGTCGATTACAGCAGGACGATACGGCTCAAGGTGTCGGGCGGCATCATCGATGCCGGCGCGGGCGCCGTTCCGAATCTGCGCGGCGGCAGCACCATTCTTGAAGCGAGCCACGGCAGCATCGGCAGCGCGGCGCGGCCGGTCAGCCTCGATCTGGGCACGGCTGCGACGCTCACGGCGCGTGCGGCAAGTGGCATCTGGCTGAATGAACTGAGCGGACCGATGCGCGTGGCCGAAATGTTCGCCAGCGCCGGCGGCATTCACCTGACCAGCGCCGGCAGCATTCTGGATGCCCGCGGCACGCAGCGTGTCGTGGCGCTGCAGACCGCGGAAGGCGACATCGATCTGCGTTCGCTTGCGGGCAGCATCGGTGCGCCCGGCGAAGCATTGGTCGTTGCGCCGGGCAGCGGCCACGTGGTCAACGCAGAGGCGGCGGAAGACGTGCATCTGTCCGGCATCACTGCAGCCGATCCGGATTTCTCGTCCGACCTTGAACTGGGGAACGTCAATGCAGGCGGTGACGCGACGGTCATGGCCATCGGCACGGTCAGCGGCAGCAGCGTCCGTGCTGTGCGCGGCAATCTCGATCTGCGGGCAGGCCACAGCGTGACGGTGCTGGAAGCCACGGCGGATGCGGGCAACGCAAGTGTGTTCGCCGAGCAGGACATCCTGATGGATGCGGTGACCGCCGGGCAGGGCGTGCGACTGGAAAGCGTCAACGGTCGGGTCAGCGTGAAGCGGCTGAGTGGTGACACCATCGAAATCATCACCGATGGCGACATCGAGGCAGGCACGCTGAAGGTGGACTCGCAGCTGTCGATAGGCGTCGGTTCGATTACTGCGAGAATCGTTCAAACCGGCACGGCGGGTCCGCTGCTGATGAATGTAACGGGACCGCAGGGCGGCATGGCGCGCTGGGTTGATCTGACGTTCGACAGTCCGATCGGCACGCGGTTTGAGCGGCTGTACTCGCAGGACGCGCGGATCGAGACGGAGCGTGGCTGGCTGGAGGTGCTGGACGGACGGATCGACAATCAGGCGCGCTTCATCAACCCGCAGAGCAATGTGTACATGGACAACGTGACGACGGTGATCGAGCCGGCGGACATCCAGCTCAATGCGCCGGACGGGCGGTTTGCGCTGCGCCTGGAGCGCTACCGTCTGGTGACGGACGAGACCGCGCTGACGCGCAGCCCGCTGCACGAAGTGGTCAATGCGACGGACCCGGACAACAGCGGTCGTGAGGAGTCGCGCAACGCGATCGAAGGACGGGTGCCGAATCCGACGCGCCCGCAGGCGGTCAATGTGGTGCCGGCGCTGTCGCAGATCGCGATCAACATTCCGCTGGACATCCCGGCCGTGAATTCGGGCGAGGAAGAGACGGAAGAGGAAGCCGAGGCCCGCCGCCAGGCCGAGGACGAGGCAGAGAATGACACCCCGAAGGAGACGGCACAGTGAGGCGCACACCCAGGTTGTTCAGCAGGCAGTCCCGCAGGACCCCGCTGGCCGTGGCCGCACTGACGTGCGCGCTGGGCGCTGTGTTGCCGGCGCAGGCGCAGGTTGCGCCGCAGCTGCCGCCGGCGGCCGACCCGGGCAGCATCCAGCAGCGCTCGCTGGAGCTTGAGCGGCGGCTGCGCGAAGAGCGCGAACGCCGGCCGGAGTCGGAGCCGTCGATCGACCGCGAAGGGCTCAAGCCTGCGCCGGCGAAGAAGCCGACGGTGACGTCGAAGTTCCTGCTCAAGCGCATCGACTTCACGAAGTCGGAGCTGCTGTCGGAGGAGACGCTGCGCGGGCTGGCCGCGACGGTGGAAGGGCGCGAAGTCACGCTGGCCGAGGTGGTCGAGGTGGTCGAGCGGATCAACACGCTGTACCGGGAGCGCGGCATCCCGACCGCGCAGGCGGTGCTGCCGGCGCAGGAAGTGGCCGACGGCAACGTGACGATCAAACTGGTCGAAGGGCGTGTGGGTGACATTCTGCTCGAAGGGAACGCGAGCACGGCGGACAGCTTCATCCTGTCGCGGCTGGGACAGACGAAGGGTGAGCTGGCGGACGTGGGCGCACTCGAGCGCAGCATGATGCGCTTCAACCGCAGCCAGGACGTGCAGCTGCGCGCCGAACTGAAGCCGGGCGCCAAGTTCGGCGAAACCGATGTGGCGCTGACGGCGGTGGAGCCGCCGAAGCACGAAATGCGCGTGTTCGCCGACACCAGCGGCAGCTACGCGACCGGGGTGTATCGGGCCGGCGTGTTCTACCAGAACCGCAGCCTGTTCGGCTTTCGGGACGCGTTGAGCGCGTCGCTGATCGGCGCGGAGACGGGCGGTCACGAGGGGCGCGCGCTGTCGTACAGCATACCGCTGGGCACGCTGGGCACGCGGCTCACGCTGTCCTGGTTCGAAGACCACACGCGGATCAGGAACGGCCCGTTCGCGCCGCTGCGCATCCGCGGTGAATCGACGGCCTGGACGGCGCTGCTGCGCCACCCGCTGCTGATCGGGAAGAACTACCAGCTCGATGTGCTGGGCGGGGCGAAGAAGCGCAAGACGGAAAGCTGGATCGAGGGTCGCAAGTTCCAGTCGACGGACATCGAGGACGTGTCGGCGGGCGTGGATGCGCAGTGGTGGGAAAGCGACCGGATCTGGACCGGATCGCTGACCTACTCGGCGGGGGATGCGGACCCGATAGACGACGTGGTGTCGGAGTCGTTCAAGATCTGGCGCGGCTCGGTGCGCCGGGTGCAGGAGCTGGGTGAGGGGTGGTCGGTGCACAACACGGTGGCGTTTCAATACACGCGCGACGAGAACCTGACCTCGAGCGAGCAATTCCTGATCGGCGGCGAGGGGAGTGTGCGCGGTTACCAGACGGGTCTGTTCAGCGGCGACAAGGGGCTGATCGCGTCGGTGGAGCTGCACCACCCGCTGCCGCAGGCGCCGGTGGCGCCGATCAGGACGAGCGGGTTCCTGTTTCTGGACTACGGCGCGGTGGAGCCGTTCCGACCGCCGGAATCGACGCGCGGCAGCGACACGATGGCGAGCTACGGCTGGGGTCTGAACGCGAACATCAATCAGAACATATCGGCGCGGGTGACGCTGGGGCTGCCGATCCGCGACCGGCCGCAGGAGCCGCGCGGCTACTACGTGCATGTGCAGGTCGTCGCACAGGTGTTCTGACCGCGCCGCGCAAGGCGGGCGAAGGACGGATCAGGCGGGCAGAACGAAGCGGAAAAACGAAGACCGGAAAAACGAAGGCGGGAGGGGTGCGCTGCCGGCAACGAGGACCGTTACCGCCACCGGCAGCGCGGAGGGATCATTCGGCCGGAATGAAATCCAGGCCCTTCGACAGTACGAACATCACCGTACAGCCGGTGTCGGTCGTGTGCGGCCCATGTGCCGTGCCGGCCGGCGCGGTGAACACCGAACCCGGACCGTAGGTCTTGCCGTTCTCGATGAACTGGCCTTCAAGCACGTAGGCCACTTCATCGGCCTGCGTATGCAGGTGCGACTGCACGCACGATCCCGCGTCGAACTTGTACAGCACGGTAGACGCCGTCGTCGCGACTTCGCCGTCGATCACCTTGAAGTGCACGCCATCGATGCCGCTGGGCTGCCATGCGAGCGAATCGGCGTGAAATTCCTTCGTATACATGCAGAGTCTCCTGGGTGCCCGGTATGTGCCGGGTTCAATACATTAGTGGTCAAACAACGAAGCACGGGCCATGCCACGCTTTGCGTTACGGCTGCACGCCGTCTGCCGCGATGACGGCTCGTATCCGGGGATGAAAGTCGGACCCTGTCCGACCGCAGTGACCGATTTCCGGACCGCTGCATCATTCATTCCAGAGGCATGCGTCATGAGCGGGCGGCGCTGTGATGCCGCCAGAGCGTTGACATTGAATTGCGGGCGGCGCGCGAATCCTTCGACGATGAATGTGCTGACGCACATTCATGGCCGTCAAAAGAGAAGGCCTGTCCGCGCGCAGCACGGGCAGGCCCTCGGTTGGTGTCAGGACGACTTATTTGCCGGTTGCGACTTCTTCCAGCACGTTGAGCGACACGTCGGTTTCCTTGACGCCCGCCGGATTGGACTTCATGTTCGACGACCAGTTGGTGGCGTGGCCACGCTTGACGTCGATGATGTGTCCGATCACGGGCATGACTGCCTTGTAGCCGTCGTCGCCGATGTCAGGCCGGTTCTGGAAGATGAACATCTTCCAGAACTCGCCCTTGCGGTCTTCCGCATAGCCCAGATACGGGCGCGGGAAGTCGACTTCCATGTACACCACCTTCTTGCTGTAGGGGTGTTCCGGGGGCGGGATGCCTTCGACGACGTAGACTTCACGCGGCTCCCAGCCGATGTCCGGCGCCGGGTTGAAATGCGGCGGAATGTCGATGCCGATGCGCGGGAAGCGCTTGGCCGGTTCGGTGTAGGGCTGCTTCACGTCCACACTGATTTCCGGGCTGTGAGCAATGGCCAGCACCCAGCGCTTCTCGATCAGCTTGTTCGACACATACTTGGTCGGGGCGGCATCCCAGATGTCCCAGTCGTCATACAGCTGGTCAGTGCCGCCGATCGGGTCCATCCACGCGCCACCCGACAGGCGACGCACGCGACGCACCGACTTCAGGTAGGCGTAGGAGTCGTCCGGCACCTTCGAGTCGGCCTGGTTGTAACGGACCGAGAACAGACCCAGACCGCGGATGTCCTGCGGGTAGGTCGCCACGAAGTAGGTCTTCTGCGAAATGTCGCCCTTGCCCACGGTGATCGGGCCGCCGTCAAGACGCCCTTCCATGTAGTAGCGGCGCGACTGGAAGGCCTGCACCCGCTCGTAACCCTTCTTCGCGTCCAGGAAGGCCCAGGCGATGTCGCGCAGGTCCATCGTGGCGCCGTACGTGGCGGCACGCAGGTTCCAGATCACCTTGTCGCCGGCGTGCGGGTCGTCCATCTTGATGGTTTCCGGCGGGAACAGCATGCCGGCCTGCCATCCGGACACCGTACGGTCGGCCGGATTGAACTTCACCGTGTTGATGTTCTTCTTTGACCATTCAACATACTTCGGATCCATCTCGATCTTCTTCGAGTTGGCGAGCTTGATGGTCAGGTTGTAGTTCTTGATCATCCACTCGAGCTTTTCCGGGACCATGCTGGCGATGGTCTTGTTCTCGAAGGTGTCGTTCTTGATGCTTTCGTAGTTTTCCTTGTTGATCACGAAGCCTGCTGGAAGCTCCTTCGCGAATGCCGGGCTCGCGCCCAATCCGATCGCGAGTGTGATTGCGCCTGCCACGCCTGTTCGCAGCGCACTGCGACGTCGCGTCTGGTTGCCTTGGTTTTGCATCGTCTCCTACTCCTTTGGTCTGTGGTTCAGGATCAAACGAAAGATCGGCGTCCGGCGAATCCGTCAGCGGGGAGGGCTGTTGAATTCCGTCATGGCCGATGTCTGACTGAAGGGCGACGTGTGTCGCCCGCGACCTCCCTACATGTCCGCCTCCCGGACCGGGGGCGGACTATGCGGCGTTGCGCTGTCATGACGGCGAGGTCAGAGCCGTCCGCCAGCCTTGCATGGGGTGGGTGTCCTGCACGGGACGAGAATCGTGGTGCATTGCGCAGAGTGAGGTGTGTCGAGGCAAGAAACGCGGCACGCGGCCCCACGCTGACACGGCATTGCGGTGACTCAGGAATCTCGTACATGCCTTCGGAAACCGGAAAACTCTTGTGTCGCATCGGCTTGCTGTTCGCGGATGCGGTCATCGTGCGTGCCCTGACGGAAAACGCTGCCAGCACGAGGGCATGACAGCGCTTTTTGCCAGAGCTTTCGACAGACCTAAGATTTAGCATCAGATTCCTTAGTGCGCAACATGTTCCTCGTCGACAACGTTCTTCGCGCTGCCGCGCGGGCGTTCGCAGGCATTCATCATTCGTGACGTCTCTACGACGTGCGTTGCCATCCGGATGCAGTCGGTCGGCTGAAAGTCGAACCCCGGACTGATGGCGACGGACGATTTCCGGACTGCCCACCGTCCGGACATGTCGTCATGGTTCGGACACCCGGATTTTTGGGATTCAAAAACAAGGGTTTGGAATGAGTGCAGTGCAGCATGCCCGCGCAGGCACAGGCTTTGCTGGCCGCTACTGCTGGTCGGCGGCACACCGACATGGAGTGTTGCGACCAAAAGTGCGTGCAGGCACAAGGAGGAGGCAGATGAAAAAGCTTTACCCGGACGCGGTCACCGCGCTCAAGGGATTGATCACCGACGGCCATACGCTCGCGGTGGGCGGTTTCGGTCTGTGCGGCATTCCGGAACTGCTGATCAACGCCGTGGCAGACAGCGGCGTGAAGAATCTGACGGTGATCAGCAACAACGCGGGCATCGATGGCGTCGGTCTCGGGCGCTTGCTCGGCAACCGCCAGGTGCATCGCATGATCGCTTCATACGTCGGCGAGAACGAGGAGTTCGAGCGTCAGCTGCTGTCCG
The sequence above is a segment of the Methyloversatilis sp. RAC08 genome. Coding sequences within it:
- a CDS encoding ShlB/FhaC/HecB family hemolysin secretion/activation protein, translating into MAALTCALGAVLPAQAQVAPQLPPAADPGSIQQRSLELERRLREERERRPESEPSIDREGLKPAPAKKPTVTSKFLLKRIDFTKSELLSEETLRGLAATVEGREVTLAEVVEVVERINTLYRERGIPTAQAVLPAQEVADGNVTIKLVEGRVGDILLEGNASTADSFILSRLGQTKGELADVGALERSMMRFNRSQDVQLRAELKPGAKFGETDVALTAVEPPKHEMRVFADTSGSYATGVYRAGVFYQNRSLFGFRDALSASLIGAETGGHEGRALSYSIPLGTLGTRLTLSWFEDHTRIRNGPFAPLRIRGESTAWTALLRHPLLIGKNYQLDVLGGAKKRKTESWIEGRKFQSTDIEDVSAGVDAQWWESDRIWTGSLTYSAGDADPIDDVVSESFKIWRGSVRRVQELGEGWSVHNTVAFQYTRDENLTSSEQFLIGGEGSVRGYQTGLFSGDKGLIASVELHHPLPQAPVAPIRTSGFLFLDYGAVEPFRPPESTRGSDTMASYGWGLNANINQNISARVTLGLPIRDRPQEPRGYYVHVQVVAQVF
- a CDS encoding cupin domain-containing protein, coding for MYTKEFHADSLAWQPSGIDGVHFKVIDGEVATTASTVLYKFDAGSCVQSHLHTQADEVAYVLEGQFIENGKTYGPGSVFTAPAGTAHGPHTTDTGCTVMFVLSKGLDFIPAE
- a CDS encoding DUF1329 domain-containing protein; the encoded protein is MQNQGNQTRRRSALRTGVAGAITLAIGLGASPAFAKELPAGFVINKENYESIKNDTFENKTIASMVPEKLEWMIKNYNLTIKLANSKKIEMDPKYVEWSKKNINTVKFNPADRTVSGWQAGMLFPPETIKMDDPHAGDKVIWNLRAATYGATMDLRDIAWAFLDAKKGYERVQAFQSRRYYMEGRLDGGPITVGKGDISQKTYFVATYPQDIRGLGLFSVRYNQADSKVPDDSYAYLKSVRRVRRLSGGAWMDPIGGTDQLYDDWDIWDAAPTKYVSNKLIEKRWVLAIAHSPEISVDVKQPYTEPAKRFPRIGIDIPPHFNPAPDIGWEPREVYVVEGIPPPEHPYSKKVVYMEVDFPRPYLGYAEDRKGEFWKMFIFQNRPDIGDDGYKAVMPVIGHIIDVKRGHATNWSSNMKSNPAGVKETDVSLNVLEEVATGK